A window of the Henckelia pumila isolate YLH828 chromosome 3, ASM3356847v2, whole genome shotgun sequence genome harbors these coding sequences:
- the LOC140886200 gene encoding eukaryotic translation initiation factor 6-2-like encodes MATRLQYENNCEIGVFSKLTNAYCLVAIGGSENFYSIFEAELADVIPVVKTSIAGTRIIGRLCAGNKNGLLLPHNTTDQELQHLRNSLPDSVVVQRIEERLSALGNCIACNDHVALTHPDLDKETEEMIADVLGVEVFRQTIAGNILVGSFCAFSNRGGLVHPHTSIEDLDELSTLLQVPLVAGTVNRGSEVVAAGLTVNDWTAFCGSDTTATELSVIESVFKLREAQPSALVDEMRKSLIDTYV; translated from the exons ATGGCGACGA GGTTGCAGTACGAGAATAACTGCGAGATTGGTGTGTTTTCTAAGCTGACCAATGCATACTGCCTTGTTGCTATTGGTGGTTCCGAGAACTTCTACAG CATTTTTGAGGCCGAATTGGCTGATGTCATTCCGGTGGTAAAGACCTCCATTGCTGGCACTAGAATAATCGGACGGCTATGTGCTG GAAATAAAAATGGATTGCTTTTGCCTCACAATACTACTGATCAAG AACTACAACACTTGAGGAACAGTTTACCAGATTCAGTTGTTGTTCAGCGCATCGAGGAGAGATTATCTGCTCTAGGGAATTGCATTGCATGCAATGACCATGTCGCTCTCACACATCCTGATCTTGACAAA GAAACTGAGGAGATGATTGCTGATGTTCTCGGTGTAGAAGTTTTCAGACAGACAATTGCTGGCAATATACTTGTGGGCAGTTTCTGTGCCTTTTCCAATCGAGGTGGCTTG GTTCATCCTCATACATCCATCGAAGATTTGGATGAACTTTCAACCCTTCTTCAGGTTCCTTTGGTGGCCGGAACTGTGAATCGTGGCAGTGAAGTGGTTGCTGCTGGGTTGACAGTGAACGACTGGACAGCATTCTGTGGATCAGACACAACTGCTACAGAGTTATCAGTCATTGAGAGCGTTTTCAAGTTGAGAGAAGCTCAGCCCAGTGCACTTGTTGATGAGATGCGAAAATCGTTGATCGACACCTACGTTTAA
- the LOC140886201 gene encoding uncharacterized protein, producing MADYEPAAAGNHHQQSLIPKETAIQAVNTIIQLHFEKTLEKKRAVDLQKKELWKLFHFFFLFLGLVFLGQAQSPRLQCRHCWMPIGLLSMAHLIFYVSVAQTLRCINGFKYQRRCHKLTLGLATERLRQLKMRLSSGGVLEDVGEEFDIHYQEPPESYFGKFKRNWALHFGFLIFVYGFMVSSSVVLLCF from the coding sequence ATGGCGGATTACGAACCCGCCGCCGCCGGCAACCACCACCAGCAGAGTCTGATTCCGAAGGAGACGGCCATCCAAGCCGTCAACACCATAATCCAGCTCCACTTCGAGAAAACCCTGGAGAAAAAACGAGCCGTGGACCTGCAGAAGAAGGAGCTCTGGAAGCTcttccacttcttcttcctcttcctAGGCCTGGTCTTTCTGGGCCAGGCCCAGTCTCCGCGACTCCAATGCCGCCACTGCTGGATGCCCATTGGGCTCCTCTCCATGGCCCATCTCATCTTCTACGTGTCCGTCGCCCAGACCCTCCGATGCATCAACGGCTTCAAGTATCAGAGACGCTGCCACAAGTTGACTCTGGGATTGGCCACCGAGCGGCTGCGCCAGCTGAAAATGAGGCTGAGCAGCGGCGGCGTTCTGGAGGATGTTGGGGAGGAGTTTGATATTCATTATCAGGAGCCGCCGGAAAGTTACTTTGGTAAGTTTAAGAGGAATTGGGCTCTGCATTTCGGCTTCTTGATCTTTGTTTACGGCTTCATGGTTTCATCTTCTGTTGTTCTTCTCTGCTTTTAG